The Montipora capricornis isolate CH-2021 chromosome 3, ASM3666992v2, whole genome shotgun sequence genome includes the window tTACCTGGGACATAACTTTCTACACAGACAATGTGCTGAAACATAATCGGTCAGATATTACTCTAGTGCATAAAGACACAAAGAAATGGACACTTATTGACATAGCTGTGCCCGCGGACCAGAACATCATcagaactgaagaggagaaggttgaaaagtaccaggaactagcatttcaaatcagaaggattcatgaagcctcgaaagtcacaataatacctatcttgattggtgctcttggaagcatatcaaaaggtgcaaagacctggtttggcaagccagatgtacctgacttccttggaagtgtacaattatcagccatccttggaactgctcagCTGTTGCGTAAGGTGTTGTGTCTATAAGCTACGGGGAGTTGAtgagacacaataaacattacccagTAGAACACCCGACAACTAGAGAGAATGGAATCGAATaattaatgatgataataataataatcatgatttagccaagcctaaaagcggagctcccggcttgtttattcttactggctgtaggattagtgaaaataaaaggctttggaactgtccgccttttggttttcccggatattgcctaattatgtcattttcttcgcggcctaactagtgaattccgcggttaatttcacctgaaaaaccgaaaAAAGAATCAGTGAAaaaatttcacctgaaaaaccgactgatcgcgtgaatcacaaagggatgagtgtgatatcagtttttccagcgaaatctactgtcaaaTTCGTACtttattattccactttatctctgaaaacgagatcatttacattttgatgtacttcattgaaacacgccaccttggcttagaaccagaatcggctagaaaggacaaacttcaaacaagatctccaacaaattacctgtacgtgctctaaacaaacttctgaaaacacaagctggtgatatttctccttactttttacgagaactcattacgattacatgtgtagaacataacagcaaaatttccttgtcactgtcgaggcacatcgaaaaacaattaggcaagcggagtaaaaaaacttcttgttcgctcgcattttaaagccaaacaaaccagcaaaagatcgattatttctgtccaaaaagagtacagatgattgttatttaattccagttaacaataaaaattcgagtttcattcctgagcaaaggaaaaaacgaactttttagaaatatgcatccacttgaaataactcatccgtagaaataacaaacggtttagtgtccaagaaaagaatttatGGAGTTacctcttccaccaactttactGGTATACCGTTTTTGTcgttttcgttctctttctctcttctttcgtttctgctcttctgtcataagccgtccaggcatcttgcaaccttagtagattcaaaattaaaatcttaacacatatgtacgaaaaactgcaattcagagcaaaatgCAGCCCTatacaaattcaaaataaacactcagctttaagtttatatcgctccaatgcttgacttgaataactacgtagccaccagtgtgtcctgaccacagctatattatgttaaacctggactgaaaccagcgaaaagatgaaagaaaaatatattttccaaaccgtacctgaacacgaaaagcatcgactgtcaagagctttgccatcgcgcgcggagctccgctaataataataataataataataataatttaacaaCCGAAAGTGAAATACTAGAATACTAAACCATttctaaatcatttcacgaaaggcaacGAAAGGCGCGTTTTTAtgtgtaaccatagcaacagtgatcttttcacgagTGAAgctatcatgttttcgcgcgaaagctctcttggtatttcattggtgtttatataatgaAGTGACTTATTCACAGGATACAGTTATCTGGCCTTTGAACAACAGGGGCCAGAGGAACAGGAAACTAGTGCCCAGTTTCAAACCGCTTGTAGCTTCAGAAAAGAATACTTCTTTGTTAGTGTCCACAgcccccaagctcagtgtgggggaaagtcaacaaaaacataaggatttgtatggaaatcccaataaaagacctgagaagataattttacgaaaaaactGTCAGTTAAAAAGCcgaaccttattgccattgagGGTTGCTTCCTTCCTGCGTGGTTTTCTTCCAGATTAGACTCGAATTAAGCCATTAacagttcctcggttgtcacTGGTGATAGTATAATACCAAATCTGAACACTCAATTCTCACGAGCCCACcaaattcagtcaaatattcctggttaaaatgttcccacggttgaAACTCCaccgtagaattcaagggcaaaggtttttctttaatttcaatCCGCTAGCTGCGCAATTGAAGCGCTGCCAGCGACGTCAGGCTGCTGTTAGGCTCCCAAACGAATCGATAAAACGCTTGTTAACGAGtctttctttgcttttatttgTCGTCCCTGACGACATTAccaaacaaagacaaagaaagacTCGTTACCAAGCCATAAACAAAGAGTCGCAACCAAGCGGAAACTCAACTGTCGCCACGTGGTGTTGAGTGTTAAAGAGGCTCTTTTTCATCGTTTTCTCGATTcttttgggacactaacagtcgcctgacgtcgctggcagggcttcaaTTGCGCGGCTAGCGAATTGAAATGAGagaaaacctttgcccttgaattctatACTACGGTGGAATTTTaaacgtgggaacattttaaccaggaatattttACCGAATTTGGTGGGCTCGTGAGAATTGAGTGTTCATCCTCGGTATTTTACTACTCAggcgaaaaccaccgatctgtggaatgggcccgaatTATTGAGTGACTGCCCCGCCCACTCCagtaaaacattttgatgaaattcctttcccacggCGTGAACAGTGCCAGCTTTCGCCGTCAAGGTGTACCGGAACAACCTTAACAATAGAAGattcgttttcaaaatcatgagTCCCTGGAGGAAATGGATAATACTGTCCTTGTCCAGCGAAGAGGTTGAGTACAAGAAAGCTTCCCTAGCCTGAAAAGTGGCGTCGAAAACAACACCTCTCACGATCATTAGCGTTATAAAAAACTGTTAAAGGTTTTGTAAGGTTTGTGGCAATAGTCAGTCATGGCTCCTGCTGCGATTTCCTTGTGAAATTTTCACAGTGATAGTAGATATGGCGAGGTTTTTTTCAGTACTTTGCCTATTTAATTTACAGTTGAAAATGAGggcttttgctgaaattgtatTTACAGATTTTGCAAATACTTTGCTGACATTGTCAGCAATGGCTTTTACTGCGAACAGTTTTTTTTACCCCCGTAATACTTTATCAGCGATTGTCAACATAGTTTTGTCTATTTTCTTGGGGGTGGGAAGTGGGATGTTGAAAATGAGGGCTTTTGCTGGAGTAATATTGTTACTGCAGTACCGCAGTAATAAATTAAGTGTCTGCGGTTTCCACCAATTAGCTAGGTAACCGCTCCTGCGAGctttttcccgccatgttgttgttgttgttcacttcACATGTGTGATGTGTTCCATGTCGTTTCTCAAGTGGCCGTTAAGTGGCACTAGGTGTGCGTACGAGGCAGCCACAATAACAACTTAGTGGAAATCAACATCGTGCGGCTTCGTGTGGAGGATTACATTCTCAAGGTTGTGGTCTCTTGTTAAATATTTGGAACTTTGTGCCTTAGTCAAGACAGTTGCTGGATTGTTATCGTTGGATTGTACGGATATCAGGTGATATTATTTTGTGTTTGGATCGCAATGTCTCGAATGTCAAGTGACATTTCCGAAGAATCCAAGTTGGATGAGTGTGCTGCAGGAGCGGTAATTTACGCTTCAAATGTTTACGTAGATGATGTTTACGAGAAGTCTTCGCCTTTAATTGTTGATCTGTCAAAAACTGCTGAAAACAAGGCAGTTATTGAACATGAAAATGAAGAGCTTATGTCTGAAGTCCGTAGCAGGAAACTGACCGAAAAGGGTCGTTCGTATCAAGTCGAGATTTGGTTAAATCATTTAAGTCTCAGAAGACCACACTTGTAGGAACACTAAGGAAAACATTGTTGCTTCGAGGAAGTTGTTGTGAAATAAGCATTTGGAAACAAGAATTTAGTAAGGCTCAGGTTCTGTGGAATGAAATTGGAGATATACATAGTGAAATCATAGAAATTGCTCAAGACCACGAGATGAAAAATGTGGAGGCTATCTGGGAGCAAATCTGTCGTGAATGGTATGACTTTGAAAGGGATGCGAGGGAAGAAATTAAATACTTAGAGCAAACAATGCTGGATTCTGGTTCTGTCAGTTCTAAGGGCTCACTTGAAGAACTCAAATTGAAGAGAGAAATCCAGctaaataaagcaaaattaaaTGAGTGCGAAAAAATTGAATTGGAGAAACAATCCTCACTTGTAGAAGATCTAGCTCATATTTCCTCTGAAAGTAAAGGTGAACAAGTGAGACAGTACTTGCAATCTCTGCCAGTGACTACAAGTACTAGTGTGGGTAACACAGCAGTCCATCCTCAAGCTTCCCAAGCACCAGTTCTGACTACAACATCTACACCTAAGTCTACAACATGTGGTTTGCGAGCTTCAGCACCTTCATTCCCTACTAGAGCTGTAACACATACTGTTAATGCCAGTCATTACCTTGAACATGAGCTTAGTTACCCTACTCGAAGAGAATTACCTAACTCTGAAACTATGTCTCCAGCAAGAAATGATTCCGTTACTACAAGGCCTTTCACTGGTCCCTCACCAATCATGTCAGCTGTCACTACACCTGTATACCAGTCTGTTCAACCCAGAGGTCAAGGACACTCCACCGGTGAAGGTTGGGAAAGAGTAGCTTCCTCATTGGAAAGGTGTATGGACAAACTAACCGAAGCAAATTTGGAACAATGTACTGTGAGCAAACAACTGTTTGTCTCGGGACACTTGCCTAAGCTTTCAATGTCTGTATTCAATGGTGACCCTCTACAATATCCTGTATGGAAAAGTGCCTTTAATGCCTTAGTGGATTCCAGGCCACTTGAACCCGATATCAAGTTAAACCTTTTGAATCAGCATGTAGTAGGGAAACCAAAGCAAGTTGTAGAACGTTATCTTCTGATTGGAACAGAAGATGCATACCAGAAGACCAGATCTGTGTTGCAAGAGAGGTATGGAAATTGCAATGTCGTGAGTACAGCTTTCATTAACCAGCTTGAGGAATGGCCCAAGATAATTCCAAGGGATGCGTCAGGCCTGAGAGAGTTTTCAGACCTATTGGATAAGGTTTTAGCAGCAAGGGAAACTATTCCAGGACTTTCCATCTTAGACTATCCAAAGGAAAACGTGAAACTGTTAGCCAAACTACCCTACTATCTGGATGTCAAGTGGAgaaatgtaataaaacaatGGAGGCACGCTAATGGTGAGGCCAGTTATCCTTCCTTTCTCAAGTTTGCTGAATTTGTCAGAGAGGCAGCAGAAAGAGCAAATATTCCGGAACGTGAAGGCATGATCACACCAACCACACCAAAACCTGTAAGGAATCAGAAACCGAAGTATGAGAAGAACATAGCTAGTTCCTTGTCTACCTCTGGCAAGAGTGGTGTCAACCATGACCTGAACCCTAAGGAGCCAAACAAGCAAAAGCGTTCTGGTCCGACTGGCTCAAGCAAATGTCTGTTCTGCGGTCAAAGACATAAGTTAGACGACTGTCAAGATTTCTGCAAGAAGCCATTCAGCGAAAGGAGAGACCTTTTCTTTCGTGAACGTCTGTGTATGGGCTGTGCAATCAGTAAGAGTCATCAAGTGAAAGATTGCAAAGAAAAGTCCAAGTGTAAGACGTGCTAAGGGATGCACCCCACCTGCCTTCATAAGGAACAATCACAAGTCGATGTAGTCGTTTCCAATTGTGTGAGTGTATGTATGCTTGCTGACCAAGGTGGTGGATTTGATCGTACCTTGATTGTACCATTATGGGTCAGGTCAGTGGGTCAGCCAGAGAAAGAAATCTTGCAGTATGCAGTCCTTGACGACCATTCAAATGTCAGTTTTGTGTCCCAGACTTTGTGCGAACGGTTTCATTTGGACGGTCCATCAACCGAACTCTTGTTGACGACAATGCAAGAGCAGAACGCCAGAGTAAAAACCAGCAAGATCTCCGGATTGGAATTTCTGGATTACCGCAGAGAGTGTGTTGTGAAGATGCCAGTGGCCTTCAGCCGAGAAGTTGTTTCAGCCAATCGGGCACAGATCCCAAAGCCTGAAGTTGCTAGAGAATGGGAACGTCTGAAGAGCGTTGCCGATAGATTAATTAACACCATATCATCCGGACGCAGAGATCTCTATCTTGATTGGTAACAACTGTCCAAAGGCTATCCGACCGAGAGAAATAGTTGCTGGTGGAGATGATGAGCCGTATGCTCTGAGAACCGCACTTGGTTGGGGTGTGATCGGAAGAGTCTGTAAGTCAAGTAACAGAGAAGATAGAGAAGAAGGTGTGTGCAATAGAGCCGAAGTGTCAGAAATTCCAAGCGGCTTTGCATTCTCTACAAAGGCTAAGGAGATCATTGACCCAGAGAAAGTTCTTCGTGTGTTGGAAACTGACTTTGCTGAGACAAGTGACAAGAAGAAACCCTATTCCGTGGAAGATGAGAGATTTCTCAGGATCCTGAAGAATGGTGTGAAGAAGCAATCTGATGGACGGTACGAAATGCCACTTCCCTTGAAGTCTGACAACGCGTGTCTTCCCAACAACCGTCAGCTGGCTGTAAAAAGATGGAACCAACTGAATGCAAGATTCAAAAAGAATCCAAAGTTCTTCGCAGACTACCAGACCTTTATGAAGGATCTAACTTCTCAATGGGCAGAAAGAGTCCCTGCTGATCGTCTTGAAGTACAAGATGGCAAAGTTAACTATGTTCCTCATACAGGAGTCTACCATCCCAAAAAACCAGGACAGATACGCGTAGTATTTGATTGTGCAGCGCAGTACAATGGTGTCAGCCTCAATGACTACCTGCTGCAAGGTGCTGATTTTATGAATGATCTGTTGGGGATCCTGTGTCGTTTTCGCCAGGAAAGTGTTGCCTTCATGACGGACATAAAGAGCATGTTCCATCAGTTTGTGGTCTCGGAAGAACACAGAGACCTATTGCCTTTCTTTTGGTGGCTGAACGGAGACCCGTCGAAGGAAGTAGCTGAGTACCGTATGAAAGCTCACCTGTTCGGCGCCAGCAGCTCCCCAGGTTGTGCGCACTTTGGGCTCAGACGAGCAGCAGATGATGGTGAAGAAGAATTCGGTGCCGATGCAGCTACATTCATACGCAAGAATTTCTATGTCGATGATGGACTTAAATCTGTGCCAACCGTTTCTGAAGCCATACATCTGATCAAAGCCAGTCAAGGCATCTGTGAGAAAGCCTGTCTCAGATTGCACAAGATAGTCTCGAACAAGAAGGAAGTTCTTGAAGCTATTCCAGCAGAAGATCATGCGAAGGGTATCAAGGAACTGAACTTAGCGGTAGATCCGCCACCTATCGAGAGAGCTTTAGGCGTAATGTGGTGGGTCGAAAGCGACAGCTTCCGGTTCCGTATCGAGCTTCGCGATCGCCCTTTAACCAGAAGAGGGGTGCTATCAGTTGTCGGCTCTATTTATGATCCCAATGGATACTTAGCTCCTGTAACACTCAAAGGAAAGCAGATTCTCCAGCAAATGTGCAAGGATAAGTTGGATTGGGACAGCCCTGTACCTGACTATTTACGCCCAGAGTGGGAGAAATGGCGACAAGAAATCATTGAGTTGGAGAAGTTAGAAATACAACGTTGCTACAAGCCAGAGAACTTTGGCCCTGTGAAAGCCGTAGAAGTATATTACTTCTCAGACGCTTCAGAAGAAGGTTATGGTCAGTGTACATATCTCCGACTGATAAACGAACAAGGCGAAGTACATTGTTCTTTCATTGTCGGAAAAGGAACAGTGACGCCCTTAAAGCACACAACAATCCCAAGGTTGGAGTTGGCTGCGGCTACTATCTCAGCAAAAATGAGTGATTTTGTGAGAAACGACTTGGAGTACAAGGAGATCCCTGAGTTTTTCTGGACAGACAGCCA containing:
- the LOC138040318 gene encoding uncharacterized protein; translated protein: MHPTCLHKEQSQVDVVVSNCVSVCMLADQGGGFDRTLIVPLWVRSVGQPEKEILQYAVLDDHSNVSFVSQTLCERFHLDGPSTELLLTTMQEQNARVKTSKISGLEFLDYRRECVVKMPVAFSREVVSANRAQIPKPEVAREWEQISILIGNNCPKAIRPREIVAGGDDEPYALRTALGWGVIGRVCKSSNREDREEGVCNRAEVSEIPSGFAFSTKAKEIIDPEKVLRVLETDFAETSDKKKPYSVEDERFLRILKNGVKKQSDGRYEMPLPLKSDNACLPNNRQLAVKRWNQLNARFKKNPKFFADYQTFMKDLTSQWAERVPADRLEVQDGKVNYVPHTGVYHPKKPGQIRVVFDCAAQYNGVSLNDYLLQGADFMNDLLGILCRFRQESVAFMTDIKSMFHQFVVSEEHRDLLPFFWWLNGDPSKEVAEYRMKAHLFGASSSPGCAHFGLRRAADDGEEEFGADAATFIRKNFYVDDGLKSVPTVSEAIHLIKASQGICEKACLRLHKIVSNKKEVLEAIPAEDHAKGIKELNLAVDPPPIERALGVMWWVESDSFRFRIELRDRPLTRRGVLSVVGSIYDPNGYLAPVTLKGKQILQQMCKDKLDWDSPVPDYLRPEWEKWRQEIIELEKLEIQRCYKPENFGPVKAVEVYYFSDASEEGYGQCTYLRLINEQGEVHCSFIVGKGTVTPLKHTTIPRLELAAATISAKMSDFVRNDLEYKEIPEFFWTDSQAVLGYVNNDAKRFHVYVANRVQQIRDLTDPSSWYYVESHSNPADEVSRGLTAKQLLEGSRWLRGPEFLWESGACNPERGKVSLLLEADPDVKKASVLTTEVKTVGSFPDHFESSRLDGVSSWYKATKVIALCLQLKSKLLAREVREPGKPVARSNDKEERLVPKLTLSELQQAEKTIIKCLQYKNVREELEVLRHIKATSAEKSRDQSKKKRQVLRKASSLYKLDPFLDQDGLIRVGGLIRRANVSVDRKHPVIIPGTGHLTELLIRHHHLKVNHMGREMTHNELRQNGYWILKGSSRVARSIFNCVTCRRLRKPTEEQKMACLPDDRLNPAPPFSYSAVDFFGPFIVRERRSNVKRYGVLFTCMGSRSVHLETANSLDSSSFINALSRFMNRRGAVRQLRCDQGTNFIGGRNEFKTALSEMSQDDVQEYLLSNKCEWIPFKFNAPHCSHMGGPWERLVRTVRNALEPLLMKVGNQLDDETLRTFMTEVECIVNSRPLSVDYLSDAEAPEPLTPNHLLTMKPKRVLPPPGEFQRPDVYCRRRWRRVQFCANEFWLRLREEYLQMLQVRHKWVRPKKNLTVGDIVISKENEGARRKWPVGKIVEVYPSEDGLVRKVKLLMADGNLDEHGKRQGPPSYLNRPIHKLVLLLTADELKDDDDVCQETKEVPIEEPAKNT